One window from the genome of Aquabacterium sp. A3 encodes:
- a CDS encoding LysR substrate-binding domain-containing protein, producing the protein MPRRPPPLQWLPAFEAAARLMNFTRAAEELHITTSAVSQQIRQLEAYLNHPLFVRQGRRVALTVEGCAYAELASEVLAHYRRGHEQLMARRARSVIHLSMTPLVAHEVVLPVLADFQAAHPDIELRIESSMSLNTLRGPHRWAAIRYGDGRWPGLTSQSLGGSSATLVASPAVAERHPVRTVQDLAQHTLIHQRADVSDWGLAARLLGVDEVPRRADLLLDSNLSALRAAEQGLGVAIGVWPLIRPALDEGRLVALWPMLPLETGDHFVHRKDDPRPQDMAVLYRWLRAQFARLAQSRPADGDGP; encoded by the coding sequence ATGCCTCGTCGTCCACCACCCCTGCAATGGCTGCCCGCCTTCGAGGCCGCTGCGCGGCTCATGAACTTCACGCGGGCGGCCGAAGAACTGCACATCACCACCTCGGCGGTGAGCCAGCAGATCCGGCAGCTGGAGGCCTACCTCAATCACCCCTTGTTCGTGCGCCAGGGGCGCCGGGTGGCCTTGACCGTGGAAGGCTGTGCCTACGCCGAGCTGGCCTCTGAGGTGCTGGCCCATTACCGGCGGGGGCATGAGCAGTTGATGGCCAGGCGCGCGCGCTCGGTCATTCACTTGTCGATGACGCCCTTGGTGGCCCACGAGGTGGTGTTGCCGGTGCTGGCCGATTTCCAGGCGGCCCACCCCGACATCGAGCTGCGCATCGAGTCGTCCATGTCGCTGAACACCCTCAGGGGTCCGCACCGCTGGGCGGCCATTCGGTATGGCGACGGTCGCTGGCCAGGCCTGACGAGCCAGTCACTGGGGGGCAGCAGCGCCACCTTGGTGGCCTCACCCGCTGTGGCAGAGCGCCATCCGGTGCGCACGGTGCAGGACCTGGCCCAGCACACCTTGATTCACCAGCGCGCCGATGTGTCGGATTGGGGGCTGGCGGCCCGCCTGCTGGGCGTCGATGAGGTGCCACGCCGTGCCGATCTGCTGCTGGACTCGAACCTCTCGGCCTTGCGCGCGGCCGAACAAGGCCTGGGCGTGGCCATCGGCGTCTGGCCGCTCATTCGTCCTGCCCTGGACGAAGGCCGGCTGGTGGCGCTGTGGCCGATGTTGCCCCTGGAGACAGGCGACCATTTCGTGCACCGCAAAGACGATCCGCGACCTCAGGACATGGCCGTGCTGTACCGCTGGCTTCGGGCACAGTTTGCCCGCCTGGCCCAATCGCGGCCTGCAGATGGGGATGGCCCATGA
- a CDS encoding lytic transglycosylase domain-containing protein, with protein sequence MRSVYAGVTWGARLLVACGLAGAAWAQDAPLQDGATSDGDRTVLAAREAFRTSDQATLARTRDALTQAGHPLAPWADYWAINRRLPEASVDEVDAFLARWPGSYVADRARNDWLLELGRRQDWSTFLRVVPAFRMDDDREVSCYTWWARFDTGVSMAGTPDWAQQARELWWGQRDADAGCHGMASRLLAAGVFKPDDVWRKLRLTVEANRPRAIQQTGGLLGASAPAILSALMSSPSEFLLPATSAAKVRADRAGPRTPGARMAPTPAPGRSVRRGKQATEARAMPEVTPAWRGPLNLLAFIRWATTDPEAAASAIGDPAVRQAWQWRTEESAWAWAHLGRHSAWRFLPEAPAHFERALADLALAVSTGEWRPHAGGAAAAVWSTDTLEWMARSGLRAAVTGQPARWALVAQAIDAMPEAEQQEEAWRYWKARALLAAAPAGPAGEPARQRGRALLAQVVHPLSFYGQLAQEALHGRAAPAITPPAPLTDQERQWALDQPGIDRALRLFALGLRSEAVREWNYTLRHSTPGGFNDRQLLATADAACARAIWDRCINTSDRTQGVIDLSQRYPTPFRDEVLQAAREVGLPPSYMYGLIRQESRFIIAARSHVGASGLMQVMPRTAAWTARKLGLDYHPSRLTELDTNLRIGAGYLKLVLDDFQGTEALAAAAYNAGPSRPRRWRQGPTMEAAAWVENVPFTETRDYVKKVLANAVVYAHLLHGHPLSITPRLGATIGPRQVDAPAEAGDLP encoded by the coding sequence GTGCGATCAGTGTATGCGGGGGTGACGTGGGGTGCGAGGCTGCTGGTGGCGTGCGGGCTGGCCGGTGCCGCCTGGGCGCAGGACGCGCCCCTTCAAGACGGTGCCACCAGCGATGGCGACCGCACCGTGCTGGCCGCGCGCGAGGCCTTCCGCACCAGCGATCAGGCCACCCTGGCGCGCACCCGTGATGCGCTGACCCAGGCCGGGCATCCCCTGGCCCCCTGGGCCGATTACTGGGCCATCAACCGCCGTCTGCCCGAGGCGTCTGTGGACGAGGTGGACGCCTTCCTGGCCCGTTGGCCCGGGTCGTACGTGGCCGATCGGGCCCGCAACGACTGGCTGCTGGAGCTGGGGCGCCGTCAGGATTGGTCCACCTTCCTGCGTGTCGTGCCGGCCTTTCGGATGGACGACGACCGGGAGGTCAGTTGCTACACCTGGTGGGCCCGGTTTGACACCGGGGTGTCGATGGCCGGCACGCCAGACTGGGCCCAGCAGGCGCGTGAGCTCTGGTGGGGGCAGCGGGATGCCGATGCGGGCTGCCACGGCATGGCCAGCCGTTTGCTGGCCGCGGGTGTGTTCAAGCCAGACGATGTGTGGCGCAAGCTGCGCCTGACTGTTGAGGCCAACCGGCCGCGCGCCATCCAGCAGACCGGTGGCTTGCTGGGCGCCAGCGCGCCGGCCATCCTCTCCGCACTGATGTCCTCGCCTAGCGAGTTTTTGTTGCCAGCCACGTCGGCGGCCAAGGTTCGCGCCGACCGTGCCGGCCCCCGCACGCCGGGCGCACGCATGGCGCCCACGCCAGCGCCGGGGCGTTCGGTGCGTCGTGGCAAACAGGCCACCGAGGCGCGGGCCATGCCCGAGGTGACACCCGCCTGGCGAGGGCCGCTCAATCTGCTGGCCTTCATCCGCTGGGCCACCACCGACCCCGAGGCCGCCGCCAGTGCCATCGGCGACCCGGCGGTGCGCCAGGCCTGGCAGTGGCGCACCGAAGAGTCGGCCTGGGCGTGGGCGCACCTGGGTCGCCATTCGGCCTGGCGCTTCCTGCCCGAGGCGCCGGCGCACTTCGAGCGCGCCCTGGCCGACCTGGCCCTGGCCGTGTCCACAGGCGAATGGCGTCCGCACGCCGGCGGCGCCGCAGCGGCCGTGTGGTCCACCGACACGCTGGAGTGGATGGCCCGCAGTGGCCTGCGCGCCGCCGTGACCGGGCAGCCAGCGCGCTGGGCCCTGGTGGCGCAGGCCATCGATGCCATGCCCGAGGCCGAACAGCAGGAAGAGGCCTGGCGCTACTGGAAGGCCAGGGCCTTGCTGGCCGCGGCGCCCGCCGGTCCGGCGGGTGAGCCCGCCCGGCAGCGCGGTCGGGCCCTGCTGGCCCAGGTGGTTCACCCTTTGAGTTTTTATGGGCAGTTGGCCCAGGAGGCACTGCACGGGCGCGCCGCGCCGGCCATCACCCCGCCGGCGCCCCTGACCGACCAGGAGCGGCAGTGGGCCCTGGACCAGCCGGGCATCGACCGCGCACTGCGGCTGTTTGCCCTGGGCTTGCGCAGCGAGGCCGTGCGGGAGTGGAACTACACCCTGCGCCACAGCACGCCCGGCGGTTTCAATGACCGCCAGTTGCTGGCCACCGCCGATGCCGCGTGCGCGCGTGCCATCTGGGACCGCTGCATCAACACCAGCGACCGCACCCAAGGCGTCATCGACCTCAGCCAGCGCTACCCCACGCCCTTCCGTGACGAGGTGTTGCAGGCGGCGCGCGAGGTGGGGCTGCCCCCGTCGTACATGTATGGCCTGATCCGTCAGGAGTCGCGCTTCATCATCGCTGCGCGCTCTCATGTCGGCGCCTCGGGTTTGATGCAGGTGATGCCCCGCACCGCCGCCTGGACGGCGCGCAAGCTGGGCCTCGACTACCACCCCAGCCGCCTGACCGAGCTGGACACCAACCTGCGCATCGGTGCCGGTTACCTCAAGCTGGTGCTCGATGATTTCCAGGGCACCGAGGCCCTGGCGGCGGCAGCGTACAACGCCGGGCCCAGCCGCCCCCGGCGCTGGCGACAGGGCCCCACCATGGAGGCCGCCGCCTGGGTGGAGAACGTGCCCTTCACCGAAACGCGTGACTACGTGAAGAAGGTGCTGGCCAACGCGGTGGTGTATGCCCACCTGCTGCACGGCCATCCCCTGTCGATCACCCCACGGCTGGGGGCCACCATCGGTCCCCGGCAAGTGGACGCGCCGGCCGAAGCCGGTGACCTGCCCTGA
- a CDS encoding complex I NDUFA9 subunit family protein, whose translation MKRIVVLGGTGFVGRSVCEQLQSALQTHTGLAAARIVVPSRRRERGKHLFPLPQVDVVAADVHQDPDLAAVLRDADVVVNLIAILHGSPQAFEQVHVMLPQRLAAACRAAGVQRLVHISALGVPDEAARAPSHYLRTKALGEAALKASGVPLVILRPSVIFGEHDRFLNLFAQLLRLAPVMPLAGAHARFQPVWVEDVARAVVRAVTDPTLVGQTFELGGPQVLTLADLVRLAGRASGHPRPVLPVPMAVGRVQAAVLACLPGEPPMSPDNLDSMKVDNVLSGRLPGLHELGIEPASVTLIAPTYLGQQTPSLARQLDAWRMRARR comes from the coding sequence ATGAAGCGCATCGTGGTTCTGGGTGGGACAGGTTTTGTGGGCCGGTCCGTGTGCGAACAGTTGCAATCGGCCTTGCAGACCCACACCGGTCTGGCGGCGGCCCGCATCGTGGTGCCGTCTCGCCGGCGAGAGCGCGGCAAGCACCTGTTCCCGCTGCCCCAGGTGGACGTCGTGGCCGCCGACGTGCACCAGGACCCCGACCTGGCCGCCGTGCTGCGAGACGCCGATGTGGTCGTCAACCTGATCGCCATCCTGCATGGCAGCCCGCAGGCCTTCGAGCAGGTGCATGTCATGCTGCCGCAGCGCCTGGCCGCCGCCTGCCGTGCCGCTGGCGTGCAGCGCCTGGTGCACATCAGCGCGCTGGGCGTGCCGGATGAGGCGGCACGGGCGCCATCCCACTACCTGCGCACCAAGGCCTTGGGCGAGGCCGCGTTGAAGGCCTCGGGCGTGCCCCTGGTCATCTTGCGCCCCAGCGTGATCTTTGGCGAGCACGACCGCTTCTTGAACCTCTTTGCCCAGTTGCTGCGCCTGGCGCCCGTGATGCCCCTGGCCGGCGCCCACGCGCGCTTTCAGCCCGTGTGGGTGGAGGATGTGGCCCGCGCCGTGGTGCGCGCCGTCACCGACCCCACCCTGGTGGGGCAGACCTTCGAGCTGGGCGGCCCCCAGGTGCTGACCCTGGCCGACCTCGTGCGCCTGGCCGGCCGCGCCAGCGGGCATCCCCGCCCGGTGCTGCCCGTGCCCATGGCGGTGGGGCGCGTGCAGGCCGCGGTGCTGGCTTGCCTGCCGGGCGAGCCCCCCATGTCGCCCGACAACCTGGACTCGATGAAGGTGGACAACGTGCTCAGCGGGCGCCTGCCGGGGCTGCACGAGCTGGGCATCGAGCCCGCATCGGTGACCTTGATCGCCCCGACCTACCTGGGGCAGCAGACCCCCTCGCTGGCGCGCCAACTGGACGCCTGGCGGATGCGGGCGCGGCGCTGA
- a CDS encoding DUF1272 domain-containing protein produces MLKMKPHCETCRTPTGLTDLAYICSYECTFCESCTTATGAVCPNCKGNLVARPLRTKPPLQALGSQLSRKLFGR; encoded by the coding sequence ATGCTGAAAATGAAGCCCCACTGCGAAACCTGCCGCACCCCCACCGGCTTGACCGACCTCGCCTACATCTGCTCGTACGAATGCACGTTTTGCGAGTCCTGCACCACCGCCACAGGGGCCGTGTGCCCCAACTGCAAGGGCAATCTGGTGGCGCGCCCGCTGCGCACCAAACCGCCACTGCAGGCCCTGGGGTCGCAACTCTCGCGCAAGCTCTTTGGTCGGTGA
- a CDS encoding ribonuclease domain-containing protein, with protein sequence MVLSIFSRSSTGRRVFASWLGSLLVGASLGWGLPGSAQAFTESRPQARAEAPVATSGLPVVALSELPAQARKVHAQILGGGPFRYDKDGTVFFNRERLLPRQARGFYREYTVPTPGVRHRGARRIVCGGKVVHLPETCFYTEDHYQSFREIDARR encoded by the coding sequence ATGGTGCTGAGCATTTTCTCGCGCTCGTCCACAGGTCGTCGCGTGTTCGCTTCCTGGCTGGGCTCGCTGCTGGTCGGTGCCAGTTTGGGATGGGGTCTGCCGGGCTCGGCGCAGGCCTTCACGGAGAGCCGTCCGCAGGCTCGGGCCGAGGCCCCTGTCGCCACCTCCGGTCTGCCGGTGGTGGCCTTGAGCGAACTGCCTGCGCAGGCCCGCAAGGTGCATGCACAGATTCTCGGTGGCGGTCCATTCCGTTACGACAAGGATGGCACGGTGTTTTTCAACCGTGAGCGCCTGCTGCCTCGCCAAGCCCGCGGGTTTTATCGTGAATACACCGTGCCCACGCCGGGCGTGCGTCACCGGGGAGCCCGGCGCATCGTTTGTGGGGGCAAGGTGGTGCACCTGCCTGAAACTTGTTTCTACACCGAGGATCACTATCAAAGCTTTCGCGAGATTGACGCCCGACGTTGA